Proteins from a genomic interval of Siniperca chuatsi isolate FFG_IHB_CAS linkage group LG10, ASM2008510v1, whole genome shotgun sequence:
- the csrp1a gene encoding cysteine and glycine-rich protein 1a — translation MPLGGGNKCGRCQKTVYFAEEVLCDGQSFHKSCFLCMVCGKNLDSTTVAVHMDEIYCKACYGKKYGPKGYGYGQGAGTLSMDKGESLGITHDEPAPHRPTSNQNPSKLAQKFGGSDKCPRCGKAVYAAEKVIGAGSAWHKTGCFTCATCRKSLESTTLADKDGEIYCKACYGKNFGPKGFGYGLGAGALAHTQ, via the exons ATGCCATTAGGAGGAGGAAACAAGTGTGGCCGCTGTCAAAAGACAGTTTACTTCGCAGAAGAGGTACTCTGTGACGGGCAGAGCTTCCACAAGTCCTGCTTCCTGTGCA tGGTGTGTGGGAAAAACTTGGACAGCACAACTGTTGCTGTTCATATGGATGAAATTTACTGCAAGGCATGCTACGGCAAGAAGTACGGGCCAAAAGGCTACGGTTATGGCCAGGGAGCAGGGACCCTCAGCATGGACAAGGGAGAGTCTCTGGGTATTACACATGACGA ACCTGCTCCTCATCGTCCTACCAGCAACCAAAACCCATCCAAGCTGGCTCAGAAGTTTGGAGGGTCTGACAAGTGCCCTCGCTGTGGCAAGGCTGTCTACGCTGCTGAGAAAGTGATTGGAGCTGGGAgt GCATGGCACAAGACTGGATGTTTCACATGTGCCACATGTAGGAAGAGCCTTGAGTCAACCACACTAGCAGACAAGGATGGAGAAATCTACTGCAAAG CCTGTTATGGCAAAAACTTTGGTCCCAAGGGATTTGGATACGGACTGGGAGCCGGGGCGCTGGCGCATACTCAGTAG
- the phlda3 gene encoding pleckstrin homology-like domain family A member 3: MSLPAKVMRDGLLEKRSSGLLQLWKKKRCVLTEEGLRLHNCKGGGGDAPSSAWSPKAKELRFERMATVDCVEYKRGLVYFTVVMATGKEIDFRCPQDGTAWNAEIALALVRYKNLQAVQTGRNRHLSTAYLGSTGEDEEL, translated from the coding sequence ATGTCTCTCCCAGCTAAAGTGATGAGAGACGGGCTGCTTGAGAAGCGCAGCAGCGGGCTCCTCCAGCTGTGGAAGAAGAAGCGCTGCGTGCTCACCGAGGAAGGGCTGCGCCTGCACAACTGCAAAGGCGGCGGCGGTGATGCTCCGAGCTCGGCGTGGAGCCCCAAAGCCAAAGAGCTCCGCTTTGAGCGCATGGCCACGGTGGACTGCGTGGAGTACAAGCGAGGGCTGGTGTACTTCACCGTGGTCATGGCTACGGGGAAGGAGATTGACTTTCGGTGTCCGCAGGACGGCACGGCTTGGAACGCGGAGATTGCTTTGGCATTGGTGCGCTATAAGAACCTGCAGGCCGTGCAAACAGGACGGAACAGGCACCTGTCCACAGCATACCTGGGCAGCACTGGGGAGGATGAGGAGCTCTGA